The proteins below come from a single Necator americanus strain Aroian chromosome V, whole genome shotgun sequence genomic window:
- a CDS encoding hypothetical protein (NECATOR_CHRV.G17645.T2): MWFEIRSVMDGIGFLTILSGSMFIGSYFAGSIPMMFNLSESRTRMLSIFGAGLLLGTALSVIIPEGVESLYSAQSDSAHSEFHGINNPAKAKAILENAKAEREEPPRIFPKNLEEKMDAVDLGNPKSRKKRGTQLHGVSHGTPVNPTIREKREELHAEHAVKPDESDLVHTNHEESRHGHNTHKQIGYSLVFGFVFMLLVDQISKTTGARNDRSGRNRMGISATIGLVVHAAADGIALGSASTTNKSDVQLIVFIAIMLHKAPAAFGLVSFLLMEGIDARNARKHLLVFSCAAPFAAIITFIVLETIGNESISSSESSTGVLMLFSAGTFLFVATVHVLPELAHHGRTSIDYTLVVDAQSPATAGHSHSGGTNFTIKELAAIIGGAVVPAILASGHSH; this comes from the exons ATGTGGTTCGAGATAAgg AGCGTCATGGACGGCATCGGTTTCCTAACCATACTTTCCGGTTCAATGTTCATCGGGAGTTACTTTGCTGGATCTATACCAATGATGTTCAATTTATCGGAG TCGAGAACACGCATGCTAAGCATATTCGGAGCAGGATTACTACTTGGAACAGCTCTATCTGTTATAATACCTGAAGGAGTCGAATCACTCTACAGTGCCCAATCAG ATAGTGCTCACTCAGAGTTTCATGGAATCAACAATCCTGCAAAAGCCAAAGCAATTCTTGAAAATGCAAAAGCTGAGAGAGAAGAACCACCAcgtatttttccaaaaaatttggaagaaaaaatggatgctGTTGATCTGGG aaatccAAAGTCGAGGAAGAAACGTGGAACCCAATTACATGGTGTTTCTCATGGTACTCCTGTAAATCCAACCATAAGAGAGAAACGCGAGGAAC ttcatGCGGAACATGCTGTGAAACCAGACGAATCTGACCTCGTACATACCAACCATGAAGAAAGTCGCCATGGACATAATACCCATAAACAAATAGGCTACTCTCTTGTCTTCGGATTCGTTTTCATGTTACTTGTGGACCAAATAAGTAAAACAACAGGTGCCAGAA ATGATCGCTCGGGCCGCAACAGAATGGGGATATCGGCCACAATTGGTCTTGTTGTGCATGCAGCAg CCGATGGAATTGCACTCGGAAGCGCTTCAACGACTAACAAGTCTGATGTCCAGCTGATTGTTTTCATTGCAATTATGTTACATAAG GCGCCAGCCGCATTTGGTTtggtttcctttctgttaATGGAAGGAATAGACGCTAGAAATGCGCGAAAACATCTACTCGTATTCTCATGTGCAGCTCCTTTTGCCGCTATAATAACATTTATTGTTCTCGAAACT ATTGGAAATGAATCCATCTCTTCATCTGAGTCTTCCACGGGTGTACTTATGTTGTTTTCTGCAGGAACGTTTCTTTTTGTGGCGACTGTACATGTTTTACCGGAATTG GCACATCATGGAAGGACCTCGATTGACTACACTTTAGTGGTAGATGCGCAGTCTCCTGCAACAGCAGGCCATTCTCATTCAG GCGGAACAAACTTCACCATCAAAGAACTTGCAGCGATAATAGGAGGAGCTGTTGTGCCAGCAATTCTAGCGTCAGGACATTCACATTGA
- a CDS encoding hypothetical protein (NECATOR_CHRV.G17645.T1): MDGIGFLTILSGSMFIGSYFAGSIPMMFNLSESRTRMLSIFGAGLLLGTALSVIIPEGVESLYSAQSDSAHSEFHGINNPAKAKAILENAKAEREEPPRIFPKNLEEKMDAVDLGNPKSRKKRGTQLHGVSHGTPVNPTIREKREELHAEHAVKPDESDLVHTNHEESRHGHNTHKQIGYSLVFGFVFMLLVDQISKTTGARNDRSGRNRMGISATIGLVVHAAADGIALGSASTTNKSDVQLIVFIAIMLHKAPAAFGLVSFLLMEGIDARNARKHLLVFSCAAPFAAIITFIVLETIGNESISSSESSTGVLMLFSAGTFLFVATVHVLPELAHHGRTSIDYTLVVDAQSPATAGHSHSGGTNFTIKELAAIIGGAVVPAILASGHSH; this comes from the exons ATGGACGGCATCGGTTTCCTAACCATACTTTCCGGTTCAATGTTCATCGGGAGTTACTTTGCTGGATCTATACCAATGATGTTCAATTTATCGGAG TCGAGAACACGCATGCTAAGCATATTCGGAGCAGGATTACTACTTGGAACAGCTCTATCTGTTATAATACCTGAAGGAGTCGAATCACTCTACAGTGCCCAATCAG ATAGTGCTCACTCAGAGTTTCATGGAATCAACAATCCTGCAAAAGCCAAAGCAATTCTTGAAAATGCAAAAGCTGAGAGAGAAGAACCACCAcgtatttttccaaaaaatttggaagaaaaaatggatgctGTTGATCTGGG aaatccAAAGTCGAGGAAGAAACGTGGAACCCAATTACATGGTGTTTCTCATGGTACTCCTGTAAATCCAACCATAAGAGAGAAACGCGAGGAAC ttcatGCGGAACATGCTGTGAAACCAGACGAATCTGACCTCGTACATACCAACCATGAAGAAAGTCGCCATGGACATAATACCCATAAACAAATAGGCTACTCTCTTGTCTTCGGATTCGTTTTCATGTTACTTGTGGACCAAATAAGTAAAACAACAGGTGCCAGAA ATGATCGCTCGGGCCGCAACAGAATGGGGATATCGGCCACAATTGGTCTTGTTGTGCATGCAGCAg CCGATGGAATTGCACTCGGAAGCGCTTCAACGACTAACAAGTCTGATGTCCAGCTGATTGTTTTCATTGCAATTATGTTACATAAG GCGCCAGCCGCATTTGGTTtggtttcctttctgttaATGGAAGGAATAGACGCTAGAAATGCGCGAAAACATCTACTCGTATTCTCATGTGCAGCTCCTTTTGCCGCTATAATAACATTTATTGTTCTCGAAACT ATTGGAAATGAATCCATCTCTTCATCTGAGTCTTCCACGGGTGTACTTATGTTGTTTTCTGCAGGAACGTTTCTTTTTGTGGCGACTGTACATGTTTTACCGGAATTG GCACATCATGGAAGGACCTCGATTGACTACACTTTAGTGGTAGATGCGCAGTCTCCTGCAACAGCAGGCCATTCTCATTCAG GCGGAACAAACTTCACCATCAAAGAACTTGCAGCGATAATAGGAGGAGCTGTTGTGCCAGCAATTCTAGCGTCAGGACATTCACATTGA
- a CDS encoding hypothetical protein (NECATOR_CHRV.G17646.T2), whose protein sequence is MLATMNGQTQAGLPNSAKVAQRQHCYLCDLPRWPWAMCTDYVEPVCRGCVNYEGADRIENVIEHARNMKRVHGFPISDVPSTRQPQKELPQPSTTTAGRLSPQRVIPVPPQPHVPQLPSQLAQITDVLAQQQRLFSLARGQGTGLSVEDIAMLQQLRTPLNAQLLHPAVQMGFQSQLMNGILPAGLNSVMNNRKREHDDDVKPELFGKVQRGDAQTTSVSPTSTHSPDHPDTNADRRRFNATGERVLRCTLCNQRLEDTHFVQCPSVPAHKFCFPCSRNSIKKQCTGQDLYCPSGEKCPLVSSVMPWAFMQSEIATILGEEYEEFKRQREAAGLGAPGATAQQTQQNTQITESQHFLENVFLLRKYEATHGINDQPAQQSSPASTTTSNASSSSVATTPNMMVN, encoded by the exons ATGCTCGCAACGATGAACGGGCAGACTCAGGCCGGGCTTCCGAATTCCGCTAAAGTTGCTCAACGTCAACATTGCTACCTCTGCGATTTACCACGATGGCCATGGGCAATGTGTACGGATTATGTGGAACCCGTATGTCGTGGTTGTGTGAATTATGAAGGAGCGGACAG aaTTGAAAATGTGATCGAACATGCACGTAACATGAAAAGAGTGCACGGTTTCCCTATCAGTGATGTACCGTCGACACGACAACCACag AAGGAACTACCACAACCATCGACCACTACGGCCGGAAGGCTCAGCCCTCAAAGAGTGATCCCCGTTCCACCTCAACCTCATGTTCCTCAACTACCGTCACAACTCGCACAAATTACAGAT gtCCTCGCACAACAGCAGAGGCTTTTTTCCTTGGCGAGAGGGCAAGGTACGGGATTATCCGTTGAAGATATTGCTATGTTACAACAACTTCGAACTCCTCTCAACGCCCAACTGCTTCATCCAG CAGTACAAATGGGTTTCCAATCACAATTGATGAATGGAATTTTACCAGCCGGCTTGAACTCTGTGATGAATAACAGGAAACGAGAACATGACGACGATGTGAAACCGGAGCTGTTCGGAAAAGTTCAACgag GTGATGCACAAACGACGTCTGTATCCCCAACCTCGACGCATAGTCCCGATCATCCCGACACGAACGCGGATAGGAGGCGGTTCAACGCGACGGG GGAACGTGTTCTTCGTTGCACCTTATGCAATCAGAGGCTAGAAGACACACATTTTGTTCAATGTCCAAGCGTTCCCGCCCACAAGTTCTGTTTCCCCTGCTCTCGTAACTCCATCAAGAAACAATGCACAGGACAG GATCTATACTGCCCATCCGGAGAAAAATGTCCACTTGTAAGCAGTGTAATGCCGTGGGCATTTATGCAAAGTGAGATTGCAACCATATTAGGTGAAGAATATGAAGAGTTCAAGAGACAGAGAGAAGCGGCTGGATTGGGTGCACCTGGAGCAACCGCACAGCAAACTCAGCAGAATACACAG ATCACCGAATCTCAacattttctcgaaaatgtttttcttctacgtAAATACGAAGCAACTCATGGAATAAATGAT CAACCAGCACAACAATCGTCGCCGGCTTCAACAACCACATCGAATGCCTCCTCATCATCGGTAGCAACGACACCAAACATGATGGTCAACTAG
- a CDS encoding hypothetical protein (NECATOR_CHRV.G17646.T1): MLATMNGQTQAGLPNSAKVAQRQHCYLCDLPRWPWAMCTDYVEPVCRGCVNYEGADRIENVIEHARNMKRVHGFPISDVPSTRQPQKELPQPSTTTAGRLSPQRVIPVPPQPHVPQLPSQLAQITDVLAQQQRLFSLARGQGTGLSVEDIAMLQQLRTPLNAQLLHPAVQMGFQSQLMNGILPAGLNSVMNNRKREHDDDVKPELFGKVQRGDAQTTSVSPTSTHSPDHPDTNADRRRFNATGERVLRCTLCNQRLEDTHFVQCPSVPAHKFCFPCSRNSIKKQCTGQDLYCPSGEKCPLVSSVMPWAFMQSEIATILGEEYEEFKRQREAAGLGAPGATAQQTQQNTQQPAQQSSPASTTTSNASSSSVATTPNMMVN, from the exons ATGCTCGCAACGATGAACGGGCAGACTCAGGCCGGGCTTCCGAATTCCGCTAAAGTTGCTCAACGTCAACATTGCTACCTCTGCGATTTACCACGATGGCCATGGGCAATGTGTACGGATTATGTGGAACCCGTATGTCGTGGTTGTGTGAATTATGAAGGAGCGGACAG aaTTGAAAATGTGATCGAACATGCACGTAACATGAAAAGAGTGCACGGTTTCCCTATCAGTGATGTACCGTCGACACGACAACCACag AAGGAACTACCACAACCATCGACCACTACGGCCGGAAGGCTCAGCCCTCAAAGAGTGATCCCCGTTCCACCTCAACCTCATGTTCCTCAACTACCGTCACAACTCGCACAAATTACAGAT gtCCTCGCACAACAGCAGAGGCTTTTTTCCTTGGCGAGAGGGCAAGGTACGGGATTATCCGTTGAAGATATTGCTATGTTACAACAACTTCGAACTCCTCTCAACGCCCAACTGCTTCATCCAG CAGTACAAATGGGTTTCCAATCACAATTGATGAATGGAATTTTACCAGCCGGCTTGAACTCTGTGATGAATAACAGGAAACGAGAACATGACGACGATGTGAAACCGGAGCTGTTCGGAAAAGTTCAACgag GTGATGCACAAACGACGTCTGTATCCCCAACCTCGACGCATAGTCCCGATCATCCCGACACGAACGCGGATAGGAGGCGGTTCAACGCGACGGG GGAACGTGTTCTTCGTTGCACCTTATGCAATCAGAGGCTAGAAGACACACATTTTGTTCAATGTCCAAGCGTTCCCGCCCACAAGTTCTGTTTCCCCTGCTCTCGTAACTCCATCAAGAAACAATGCACAGGACAG GATCTATACTGCCCATCCGGAGAAAAATGTCCACTTGTAAGCAGTGTAATGCCGTGGGCATTTATGCAAAGTGAGATTGCAACCATATTAGGTGAAGAATATGAAGAGTTCAAGAGACAGAGAGAAGCGGCTGGATTGGGTGCACCTGGAGCAACCGCACAGCAAACTCAGCAGAATACACAG CAACCAGCACAACAATCGTCGCCGGCTTCAACAACCACATCGAATGCCTCCTCATCATCGGTAGCAACGACACCAAACATGATGGTCAACTAG
- a CDS encoding hypothetical protein (NECATOR_CHRV.G17647.T1), translating to MGEAQFFSSLLVNAHVRRRYFGPLIHHQNQHLSQKRRRRQRPRRREIEPTSDSVIVTASLAAPAAVAGAAADGPGCSTENN from the coding sequence ATGGGAGAggcgcaatttttttcttctttactcgTCAACGCACATGTGCGACGACGTTATTTCGGGCCGCTTATTCATCATCAGAATCAGCATTTGAGTCAgaaacgacgacgacgacaacgacCACGACGGAGAGAGATCGAGCCGACGAGCGACAGCGTCATCGTAACTGCCAGCCTGGCTGCTCCTGCTGCTGTTGCTGGTGCTGCTGCGGATGGACCCGGCTGTTCtacagaaaataattaa
- a CDS encoding hypothetical protein (NECATOR_CHRV.G17648.T1) yields the protein MDANSHRKRGICLTDKASGNKVSFSFVGCVGRERTGTGTGTVAQKLRGASVLSINVTVAHSHTHTHAISPGYARLINSLMIKLRRQLYGRRRGDGWTDSAASAAASAAEVLPPPLNIANVSEQQQQQ from the coding sequence ATGGATGCGAATTCCCATCGAAAGCGTGGAATTTGCCTTACTGATAAGGCGAGCGGTAACAAAGTGTCATTCTCCTTCGTTGGATGTGTAGGTAGGGAGAGGACGGGCACGGGGACGGGGACTGTTGCACAAAAATTGCGAGGCGCGTCGGTCCTGTCGATCAACGTCACAGTTGCACactcgcacacacacacacacgctaTCAGTCCAGGATATGCTCGCCTTATCAACTCGTTGATGATAAAACTCCGCCGACAGCTCTATGGAAGGAGAAGAGGAGATGGATGGACAGATTCTGCTGCTTCTGCTGCTGCTTCGGCAGCAGAAGTGCTCCCTCCTCCTCTGAATATCGCTAACGTCAgcgaacagcagcagcagcagtag